AGATTAAAAACTTCGTTAAACGAAGAAATAGAAAAAATATTAAATGAACAGGTTAAGGTTGAGGCACATTCGTCTGCGATATACTTAGCGATGTCTTCTTGGTGTGATGATCAAGGGTATGATTTTAGTGCGGGGTATTTTGCTAAACAGGCAGAGGAGGAGCGTACCCATATGCTTAAGTTATTTAACTATATCAATGATAGGGGAGGAAAAGCGGTATCTCCAGAAATAGTAAATATACCGAAAGACTTTGAATCGTTCAGGAGTGTTTTCGAGTTAGCACTAGAACAAGAAATGCATGTTACAGCGCAATTTAATAACATTGCCGAAAAATGTTTTAAAACAAAAGATTTTGTTACTTTTCAATTTATTCAGTGGTTCTTAGCAGAACAAATAGAAGAAGAGTACGTGGCAAGGCGGATTTTAGAAATGTTCGATGTAATAGGTGAGGAAGGTACTGGTCGCTGGGAAATTGATAAGCACGTTCCGAAAGTTGCTTATAGCGGTGAGTAGTTAATATTAATGCCATGGTTATGTGAATACCACGTAGCTTCAAGTGATGCGGAAGAAGAGGGTTGTCAATTATAAAATTGGCAACCCTTTTTTATTGCCTAAAGATAATTAATTAGTATATTTCACTGGAAAAAGATATATCGTGTTAGTTATTGTAGGTTCTTTATAAGAAGTTTTATCGGTTTGCCGTTTACTTGTTTTAGGGCTATAAAGTAGGTTGGAATAAATATGCACAAAATATTATTATGCATGATGTTAGTTTTTGTTTTTTTTGTTGAGGCAAAAGGGCAAGTGCAAACTAGAGAAGTGCGTGGTGTAGTGCAAGATTCTACAGGAAGACCTTTGGTAGGTGTGACTGTTCGTCTTTATGCGAAACAGGATACCATGATGGTAAGTACAAATGATCAGGGTAGATTTGTTTTTAACAAGGTTGCGGCAAATGATTTTAAGTTGACTTTTAGTTTAATAGGTTTCCAATTGTTTGAACGTCAGTATACTTCTAATGTTCTTTTACCTATTACAGAACTTGTGACTGTTAATTTAAAGGAGCAACCTCAGGAATTGCAGGAAATTGCTGTATATGGGGTTGTACCCGTAGTAATTAAACAGGACACTGTTCAATATAATGCGCGAGCATATGATGTTCGAGAAAATGCATTATTGGAAGAAATGATCAAACTTATGCCTGGTTTACAGGTGGATAGAAATGGTAATATAGATGCACAAGGCCAACGAGTAACACGTGTGAAAGTAAACGGGAAAGATTTTTTTGATGGAGATGTGCTCACAGCAACACGTAATTTACCTGCAGATATTATAGAAAATATACAAATAATAGACGATTACGGAGACCAGGCAAATATTACGGGGATTCGGAACACAGAACCGGAGAAGGTTTTAAACGTTACTATAAAAGACGAAAAAAACTTTGGCGCCTTCGGTCAGGTAACTGCGGGTGGAGGAGTTGATTTGAACGATAAAACACATGGACGTTATATAGGAAGCTTTTCTGCAAATAGATTTAACGGAAGTAAACAACTCTCCATACTTGGGTCTACAAACAACACAAATACGAGCTTATTTAGTTTTGGGGATGTCAGTGGGGCAGGTAGCCGAAACGGCCCTGATTTGAATAGTATGATGGATGCGGGTGATGGGGTTAATACAGCAAACTCCATTGGCGTGAATTATCGAGATGATATTGCTCAGGGTGTAACTGTTTATGGAGGATATACATTCACCAAAAGAGATAACCAAACCGTTGGTACCTCAGGTCTTCAAAGTATTTACCAGAATAGAGTAATAAATGCAAGAGATGAAGTCAATTCAAGAACAGAAAATATCAAACATAAACTTACCTGGACAATTGAAGCTAATATTGATACGGCAAATTACTTAAAGATTACGCCAACCGCGTCTTATTTATCGAGTAAACTGCTAAGCGAAACCCATAGTACTATTACGAATAATGCTGTTTTTACTGATCGTATATATAATGTCTCTGGAGCTTCTTCTGATCCAAATTTTGATATTGATATTTTTTATAACCATAGATTCCCAAAAAACGGTCGAAACTTTACTTTTACCTCTAAAATAGATTATTATAAGCGTAATCGAGATGATGATGTAAACGATTTTATAACAAATATCGATTCTGCCCAATCATCAGCTAGTCCGTCAAGAAGTTATGAAATATTTAATCAAAGGGTACATAATTTTAGTTATGATCGAAGTCTTTTATTCAATATTGCATATACAGAGCCAGTGACTAAGAGGAGCTATCTTGAATTGAATTACCAGTATGAATCTAATTCGATTGCAAATGCTAGAAACACATTTGGTATCGATACATTGACTTCAAGTGAGCAGTTGATTGATTCGCTTAGTATAGATTATGATTATCTGTTTCAAACCCATCAATTCGGGTTAAATTATCAAGGGGATATTGACCGTTTTAAGTACACGGTTGGTTTTGCCTTGCAACCAACAAAATTAGACGGCAAAACACCATCAAGAGAGGTTGTTACGCATATTAATAACCTGAATTTTGTACCGAGTGCTCGATTACAATACAGCATCAATAAGACAAGTAATTTAGCATTTAGCTATAGAGGGCAGAATAATCAGCCAACATTCACCCAAATACAGCCAATACGTGATATTACAAATCCGCAATATGTAGTGGTTGGTAATGCTAACCTCAAACCTGAATTCATGAATATGTTAAGCTTACAGTATAGGCATTTTAGCATACATAATGGAAGTTCTTTTTTTACCAATTTGTCATTTACGCATGT
This Olivibacter sp. SDN3 DNA region includes the following protein-coding sequences:
- a CDS encoding ferritin, with the protein product MKDLLRLKTSLNEEIEKILNEQVKVEAHSSAIYLAMSSWCDDQGYDFSAGYFAKQAEEERTHMLKLFNYINDRGGKAVSPEIVNIPKDFESFRSVFELALEQEMHVTAQFNNIAEKCFKTKDFVTFQFIQWFLAEQIEEEYVARRILEMFDVIGEEGTGRWEIDKHVPKVAYSGE
- a CDS encoding TonB-dependent receptor, producing the protein MMLVFVFFVEAKGQVQTREVRGVVQDSTGRPLVGVTVRLYAKQDTMMVSTNDQGRFVFNKVAANDFKLTFSLIGFQLFERQYTSNVLLPITELVTVNLKEQPQELQEIAVYGVVPVVIKQDTVQYNARAYDVRENALLEEMIKLMPGLQVDRNGNIDAQGQRVTRVKVNGKDFFDGDVLTATRNLPADIIENIQIIDDYGDQANITGIRNTEPEKVLNVTIKDEKNFGAFGQVTAGGGVDLNDKTHGRYIGSFSANRFNGSKQLSILGSTNNTNTSLFSFGDVSGAGSRNGPDLNSMMDAGDGVNTANSIGVNYRDDIAQGVTVYGGYTFTKRDNQTVGTSGLQSIYQNRVINARDEVNSRTENIKHKLTWTIEANIDTANYLKITPTASYLSSKLLSETHSTITNNAVFTDRIYNVSGASSDPNFDIDIFYNHRFPKNGRNFTFTSKIDYYKRNRDDDVNDFITNIDSAQSSASPSRSYEIFNQRVHNFSYDRSLLFNIAYTEPVTKRSYLELNYQYESNSIANARNTFGIDTLTSSEQLIDSLSIDYDYLFQTHQFGLNYQGDIDRFKYTVGFALQPTKLDGKTPSREVVTHINNLNFVPSARLQYSINKTSNLAFSYRGQNNQPTFTQIQPIRDITNPQYVVVGNANLKPEFMNMLSLQYRHFSIHNGSSFFTNLSFTHVQDKVVANRISSPNSTIQETEFLNADGFYDMRGFYHYSTPLAGKILTLNLNGSLDYTNNLTYLNNVRNVGKNIVFAQNLQMNFQIEDLIEADLRSSYTVNKITYDIPTFIDSEANTFSLGFGSKCYLPKKWILSVDFSQRLNTGYSNYINVNPTLLNVYIEKSFFQNDMAAIRVQGFDLFNQNTGVRREVTGNDIFDVRNNRLARYFLVSLNIRLQKFPSGS